A single Musa acuminata AAA Group cultivar baxijiao chromosome BXJ2-1, Cavendish_Baxijiao_AAA, whole genome shotgun sequence DNA region contains:
- the LOC135598320 gene encoding NADH dehydrogenase [ubiquinone] 1 alpha subcomplex subunit 13-B: MTESVVRKKPGMASVREMPVLQDGPPPGGFLPVRYARRIPSKGPSAVAIFLAAVGAFSWGMYQVGQGNRVRRALKEEKYAARRAILPMLQAEEDERFVKEWNKYLEEEARIMKDVPGWKVGESVYNSGKWVPPSTGELRPDVW, from the exons ATGACGGAGTCTGTGGTGCGGAAGAAGCCGGGAATGGCTAGCGTAAGGGAGATGCCCGTCCTCCAGGACGGGCCACCGCCGGGCGGGTTTCTGCCCGTCAGGTACGCCCGCCGCATCCCTAGTAAAGGCCCCAGCGCCGTTGCTATCTTTCTCGCTGCTGTTGGTGCCTTCTCCTGGGGCATGTACCAAGTCGGCCAGGGCAACCGCGTCCGCCG TGCACTTAAGGAAGAGAAATATGCCGCCCGCAGAGCCATACTGCCAATGCTACAAGCTGAAGAAGATGAAAG GTTTGTCAAAGAATGGAATAAATATCTGGAAGAGGAGGCCAGGATCATGAAAGATGTTCCTGGATGGAAGGTAGGAGAGAGTGTGTACAACTCCGGAAAGTGGGTGCCTCCATCAACTGGTGAGCTGCGACCTGACGTCTGGTGA
- the LOC103988989 gene encoding H/ACA ribonucleoprotein complex subunit 3-like protein: MYLQFYINENGDKVYTTKKESPVGMATQSAHPARFSPDDKYSRQRVLLKKRFGLLPTQMPSPKY; this comes from the exons ATGTATCTGCAGTTCTACATAAACGAGAATGGGGACAAGGTGTACACCACCAAG AAAGAGTCGCCGGTAGGGATGGCAACCCAATCCGCTCATCCAG CTCGCTTCTCCCCAGATGACAAGTATTCCAGGCAACGGGTGCTTCTGAAGAAACGGTTTGGGTTGCTTCCAACCCAGATGCCATCCCCAAAATACTAG